The following are from one region of the Acidobacteriota bacterium genome:
- a CDS encoding hotdog domain-containing protein produces MKDGEVFSWERTFNEEDIRLFGRLSGDEGEHHVVPDQQGRLMVQGLLTATLPTKIGGDLNFIARELTFEFLRPVFAGDTVRCEVTVGGLEQSDQYTRMSFNWVCRNQHGKEVMTGRGYGVIKSPSNKF; encoded by the coding sequence ATGAAGGATGGAGAGGTGTTTTCCTGGGAGCGGACCTTCAACGAAGAGGATATTCGATTGTTCGGCCGACTCTCGGGTGACGAGGGCGAGCACCACGTTGTGCCCGATCAGCAAGGGCGGTTGATGGTACAGGGTCTGTTGACCGCCACGCTTCCGACAAAGATCGGCGGAGACTTGAACTTCATTGCGCGAGAATTGACGTTTGAGTTCCTTCGACCTGTTTTTGCCGGAGACACGGTTCGCTGCGAGGTGACCGTAGGAGGCCTGGAACAGTCCGATCAATACACTCGCATGTCATTCAACTGGGTCTGCCGAAACCAGCACGGAAAAGAAGTGATGACCGGGCGCGGGTATGGTGTGATCAAATCCCCGTCTAATAAATTCTGA
- a CDS encoding S8 family serine peptidase: MKIRLLTILLFVVTTVASVHSSITPSQTTQSSALTKVAPWVLEQTSLSRQAEFFVVLADQADLSGAASLNTKSAKGDYVYQTLRKKARETQGPIVEWLVSRGIEHRSFYIVNAILVTGDRSVAMELAARPEVGRIEGNPQIQNLPQPGVEIESQVHITAAEGNITNTGALDVWALGFTGQNAVIGGADTGIRFDHAALKSHYRGTKGSKAKHDFNWHDSIHSGGGACGPSSIVPCDDNGHGSHTVGTAIGDDGGANQIGMAPGAKWIGCRNMDQGTGSPATYMECFEFFLAPYPVNGTSSNGEPSKAPDVTINSWVCPPSEGCSALTLQAAVEAQRAAGIVTVVSAGNYSSNCSTIVNPPSLYEAAYSVGAFDHTTGLIAGFSGQGPITIDGSNRLKPDITAPGVGIRSSTRTSTTAYASLSGTSMSGPHVAGAVALLLSARPDLRDNVTELQGYLNDTATPVSSNACGSAGVPNNTWGHGRLNVKAAVDLALTTMVPANNAFSAGGGTGTINVNAVGATSWTAASNDSWIVIDSGSSGTGSGAVSYSVAQNSGPDARIGAVIIARRTFAVFQAGTVPGTCSYSIAPVSKTIPSRGGNGTVEVGASAGCVWGAVSNDSWITVVSGAGIGAGAVTYSVEANIGPVRRGTITIAGQVFSIKQKRG; the protein is encoded by the coding sequence ATGAAGATTCGCCTGCTGACAATCCTGCTGTTCGTCGTTACCACCGTCGCGTCGGTGCACTCGAGCATTACGCCATCTCAAACAACGCAGAGCTCGGCGCTAACGAAAGTCGCTCCGTGGGTGCTTGAACAGACCAGCCTGTCCAGGCAAGCGGAGTTCTTCGTAGTGCTCGCCGACCAGGCTGACCTAAGCGGCGCCGCTTCGCTCAACACCAAGAGCGCGAAGGGTGATTACGTCTATCAGACCCTTAGGAAAAAGGCGCGGGAGACTCAGGGACCGATTGTCGAATGGCTTGTCTCGCGCGGGATCGAACATCGCTCGTTCTACATCGTCAACGCGATTCTGGTTACGGGTGACCGTAGCGTCGCTATGGAGCTTGCAGCGCGCCCTGAGGTAGGGCGCATCGAGGGCAACCCGCAAATTCAGAATCTTCCGCAGCCCGGAGTCGAGATCGAATCACAAGTCCACATCACCGCGGCGGAGGGCAATATCACAAATACGGGAGCGCTTGATGTGTGGGCGCTGGGCTTCACCGGACAGAACGCAGTCATCGGCGGCGCCGACACCGGGATTCGCTTTGACCACGCGGCGCTCAAAAGCCACTACCGTGGAACTAAAGGCTCGAAAGCCAAGCACGATTTCAACTGGCACGACAGCATTCATTCCGGCGGCGGCGCTTGCGGACCTAGTTCTATCGTGCCGTGCGACGACAACGGGCACGGCAGTCATACGGTAGGCACCGCGATAGGCGATGATGGAGGGGCGAACCAAATCGGCATGGCGCCGGGAGCGAAATGGATTGGCTGCCGCAATATGGATCAGGGCACTGGCTCGCCTGCCACCTACATGGAATGCTTCGAGTTCTTTCTCGCCCCTTATCCGGTGAACGGCACTTCATCAAACGGCGAGCCTTCGAAGGCGCCGGACGTCACTATCAACTCCTGGGTGTGTCCGCCGTCGGAGGGCTGTTCCGCGTTGACGCTGCAAGCGGCAGTCGAGGCGCAACGGGCTGCCGGCATAGTGACGGTAGTCTCGGCAGGCAATTACTCATCAAACTGCTCGACTATCGTGAACCCACCTTCGCTCTACGAGGCAGCTTACAGTGTGGGAGCTTTCGACCATACTACCGGATTGATCGCGGGGTTCAGCGGGCAAGGGCCGATCACTATAGATGGCAGCAACCGGCTCAAACCCGACATCACCGCGCCCGGCGTTGGGATTCGTTCCAGCACGCGGACGAGCACGACGGCTTACGCTTCCCTGAGCGGCACTTCTATGTCCGGTCCGCACGTCGCCGGGGCGGTGGCGTTGTTGCTGTCGGCGCGGCCCGATTTGCGTGACAATGTGACGGAGTTGCAAGGCTACTTGAACGACACCGCAACGCCTGTTTCGTCCAATGCATGCGGCAGCGCCGGAGTGCCCAACAACACCTGGGGACATGGGAGGCTCAACGTAAAAGCCGCGGTCGATCTCGCGCTGACGACGATGGTGCCGGCTAACAACGCATTTTCCGCCGGCGGCGGAACGGGGACCATCAACGTGAATGCGGTGGGTGCCACTTCCTGGACCGCGGCCAGCAACGATTCGTGGATAGTCATCGACTCGGGATCGAGCGGCACCGGGAGCGGGGCGGTCAGCTACAGCGTCGCGCAGAATTCGGGACCGGACGCGCGCATCGGCGCCGTCATCATCGCGCGAAGAACCTTTGCGGTGTTTCAAGCGGGAACCGTGCCGGGAACATGCAGTTACTCGATTGCTCCGGTGTCGAAGACTATTCCGTCAAGGGGTGGAAACGGTACGGTGGAAGTGGGAGCAAGCGCGGGTTGCGTGTGGGGCGCGGTGAGCAACGACAGTTGGATCACTGTGGTATCTGGCGCCGGCATTGGCGCCGGCGCAGTGACCTATTCGGTGGAGGCAAACATTGGTCCGGTGCGCAGGGGTACTATCACCATCGCCGGGCAGGTGTTCTCGATCAAGCAGAAGCGAGGTTGA
- the pyrR gene encoding bifunctional pyr operon transcriptional regulator/uracil phosphoribosyltransferase PyrR gives MDLKLKTHIMDAAGISRALSRLASQIVEHNRGTKDLLLVGIRRRGVPLAERIADKIEQLEGQRPPTGQLDITLYRDDLSTVGPRPVVNKTDIPADVTDSTIVLVDDVLYTGRTVRAALDELVDFGRPRRVELAVLIDRGHRELPIQADYVGKNVQTADNEIVKVMLQDYDEDEQVIVVENE, from the coding sequence ATGGACCTCAAGCTTAAGACTCACATAATGGATGCTGCGGGAATAAGTCGCGCTCTGTCGCGGCTCGCCTCGCAAATAGTCGAGCACAATCGCGGGACTAAGGACCTGCTTCTGGTGGGTATTCGACGGCGCGGCGTCCCGCTCGCCGAAAGAATCGCCGACAAGATCGAGCAGCTCGAAGGCCAACGTCCTCCGACTGGACAACTCGACATTACGCTTTATCGCGACGACCTCTCGACCGTTGGGCCTCGCCCGGTCGTGAACAAAACCGACATCCCGGCTGACGTGACCGATAGCACGATCGTGCTTGTGGACGACGTGCTGTACACGGGTCGAACCGTGCGCGCGGCCTTGGACGAGCTTGTCGATTTCGGCCGCCCGCGAAGAGTCGAGCTGGCGGTGCTGATCGATCGTGGCCACCGCGAGCTGCCCATACAGGCCGACTACGTTGGCAAGAACGTGCAAACGGCGGACAACGAGATCGTCAAGGTGATGCTTCAGGACTACGACGAAGACGAGCAGGTTATTGTTGTTGAGAACGAGTAA
- a CDS encoding aspartate carbamoyltransferase catalytic subunit encodes MAFTRKDLLGIRELSVEEINTILDTGESFKEVSARAIKKVPALRGKTIINLFFEASTRTRTSFEIAAKRLSADTVNISASTSSISKGESLIDTAQNLQAMAPDAIVIRHPSPGVPHQLSRMVSASIINGGDGAHEHPTQALLDAFTIREHKGRIQGLQVAIVGDITHSRVARSNVHLLTKLGAHVRIAGPRTLIPIGYDRLIENSEGSLTVCDHVDEAIAGSDVVMMLRIQRERMTDAFFPSLKEYSIQYGLTLRRLELAAGDCIVMHPGPVNRGIEISSEVVDSARSLILDQVTNGVAVRMAILFLLIGTEGT; translated from the coding sequence ATGGCGTTCACCAGGAAAGACCTTCTAGGCATCAGGGAACTTTCAGTCGAGGAGATCAACACAATCCTCGACACGGGTGAGTCGTTCAAAGAAGTCTCCGCTCGCGCGATCAAAAAAGTCCCGGCCCTTCGGGGCAAAACCATCATCAACCTCTTCTTCGAAGCCTCCACTCGCACCCGCACTTCGTTCGAGATTGCCGCGAAGCGCCTTTCGGCAGACACGGTCAACATCTCCGCTTCGACTTCATCGATCAGCAAGGGCGAATCGCTGATCGATACGGCTCAGAACCTTCAAGCGATGGCGCCCGACGCGATCGTGATACGTCATCCCTCGCCTGGGGTGCCTCATCAGCTTTCGAGAATGGTCAGCGCTTCGATAATCAACGGAGGCGACGGCGCGCACGAGCACCCGACTCAAGCTCTGCTCGACGCCTTCACGATTCGCGAACACAAAGGCCGGATTCAAGGGCTTCAAGTCGCAATCGTCGGCGACATCACCCACAGCCGGGTGGCTCGCTCGAACGTTCACTTGCTGACCAAGCTCGGCGCGCACGTGCGCATCGCGGGTCCGCGTACGTTGATCCCGATCGGCTACGACAGGCTGATCGAAAACTCCGAAGGCTCGCTGACCGTCTGCGATCACGTCGACGAAGCGATTGCCGGAAGCGATGTCGTGATGATGCTGCGCATTCAGCGCGAGCGAATGACTGACGCGTTCTTTCCTTCGCTCAAGGAATATTCGATTCAGTACGGGTTGACGCTTCGACGGTTGGAGCTTGCCGCCGGCGATTGCATCGTGATGCACCCGGGGCCGGTCAATCGCGGAATCGAAATCAGCTCTGAAGTGGTGGACAGTGCGCGGTCGTTGATACTCGATCAAGTGACCAACGGCGTAGCGGTTCGAATGGCGATTCTGTTCCTGCTCATCGGCACGGAGGGAACGTAG
- a CDS encoding dihydroorotase, whose translation MRLLIKGGRIIDPSQQLDRIADLLIEDGRVKSIGDSLHDDGGEVFDASGLIVAPGFIDLHVHLREPGEEYKEMIASGAAAAVAGGFTSICAMPNTKPVNDNASVTRFIIDKAREAALARVYPVGAITRESKGEELAEMAEMKEAGAVAVSDDGRPVMDSQVMRHAMEYARDHGLVVVDHCQDLHLAAGGVMNEGRYSTLLGLKGMSRAAEESHVARDMMLAGLTGARVHIAHISTAGSVDFVRRAKLEGLAVTCEVTPHHLALTDAAVVGFDTNTKMSPPLRSEEDRAALIEAVRDGTIDAIATDHAPHHLDEKMLEYDRAPSGVVGLETALGVALTVLYHSGAIPLPRIIEMLTIGPARAFSLPGGSLAVGSLADITVFDPDCEWTVDPRRFKSKSRNTPFVGWKLSGHVSAAFIAGRRVFG comes from the coding sequence GTGAGGCTGTTAATCAAAGGCGGACGGATCATCGATCCTTCGCAGCAACTCGACAGGATCGCCGATTTGCTGATCGAAGACGGCCGGGTCAAGTCCATCGGAGACTCCTTACACGATGATGGCGGCGAGGTCTTCGACGCGAGCGGTTTGATCGTCGCGCCCGGATTCATCGACTTGCACGTTCACCTTCGCGAGCCGGGAGAGGAATACAAAGAGATGATCGCTTCTGGAGCGGCGGCGGCAGTAGCGGGCGGCTTCACCTCGATTTGTGCGATGCCCAACACGAAGCCGGTGAACGACAATGCTTCGGTCACGCGCTTCATCATCGACAAGGCTCGCGAAGCCGCGCTTGCGCGAGTCTACCCGGTCGGCGCCATCACCCGCGAGTCAAAAGGCGAAGAGCTCGCGGAGATGGCCGAGATGAAGGAAGCCGGCGCGGTTGCGGTGTCCGACGACGGCCGTCCGGTGATGGACTCGCAGGTGATGCGCCACGCGATGGAGTACGCGCGCGACCACGGGCTCGTGGTTGTGGATCACTGTCAGGACTTGCACCTTGCGGCCGGAGGCGTGATGAACGAGGGCCGCTACTCGACCCTGTTGGGACTCAAAGGAATGAGCCGCGCTGCTGAAGAGAGCCACGTCGCTCGCGACATGATGCTTGCCGGGCTGACCGGCGCGCGAGTTCATATCGCGCACATTTCTACGGCAGGGTCCGTCGATTTTGTCCGTCGAGCCAAACTAGAGGGCCTGGCGGTGACCTGCGAGGTCACCCCTCATCATCTGGCCCTCACCGACGCGGCGGTCGTAGGCTTCGACACGAACACCAAGATGAGCCCTCCGCTTCGCTCGGAAGAAGACCGCGCCGCGCTGATTGAAGCCGTGCGCGACGGGACGATTGACGCGATTGCGACAGACCACGCGCCTCATCACCTGGATGAAAAGATGTTGGAATACGACCGCGCGCCTTCAGGGGTCGTCGGACTCGAGACTGCGTTAGGCGTCGCGCTTACGGTTCTCTATCATTCAGGCGCAATCCCTCTCCCGCGCATAATCGAGATGCTGACTATCGGCCCAGCGCGAGCGTTCTCGCTTCCGGGCGGCTCGCTTGCTGTGGGTTCGCTTGCAGACATAACCGTCTTCGACCCCGACTGCGAATGGACGGTGGACCCGCGGCGATTCAAGTCAAAGAGCCGCAACACACCGTTCGTTGGATGGAAGCTTAGCGGGCATGTTTCTGCGGCGTTTATCGCCGGCCGAAGAGTGTTCGGTTGA
- a CDS encoding BrnT family toxin produces MRFEWDDEKNKSNIRKHGFDFADAWEIFEAPLLAGLDEREDYGEDRWIGIGSLKGQIVVIVFAELDAETIRVISLRKAMKHERIKYEQAIRDGLGTN; encoded by the coding sequence GTGCGCTTCGAGTGGGACGATGAAAAGAACAAATCCAACATCCGTAAGCATGGCTTCGATTTCGCTGATGCGTGGGAGATCTTCGAAGCGCCGTTGCTTGCCGGTCTTGATGAACGAGAGGATTATGGCGAGGACCGTTGGATTGGAATCGGGTCGCTTAAGGGACAGATTGTCGTAATCGTGTTTGCTGAACTCGATGCAGAAACGATAAGGGTGATTTCGTTGCGAAAGGCGATGAAGCATGAACGCATCAAATATGAACAAGCCATCAGAGACGGACTGGGAACGAATTGA
- a CDS encoding PPK2 family polyphosphate kinase yields the protein MEYAFRLEGGRRFKLEDVDPGDDAGVKRAEGEEKTAHLIEELIELQELLYAARLQSVLVILQGRDTSGKDGTIRHVAGPLDSQSCAVAAFKVPTEEELAHDFLWRVHAQTPAAGYIKIFNRSHYEDVLVVRVHELAPEKVWRQRYEHINAFERLLADSSTLVLKFYLHISKDEQEQRLLEREKNPIKSWKLSVGDWKEREYWDDYTAAYEEALNRCSTKDAPWFIVPADKKWFRNLAVAQTLRDALMPFRESWLEKLEEVGREKRKEIEEYRRSRNNSA from the coding sequence ATGGAGTATGCATTTCGTTTAGAGGGCGGGCGCCGATTTAAGCTGGAGGATGTTGATCCGGGAGATGACGCGGGGGTAAAGCGCGCGGAGGGTGAGGAGAAGACCGCTCATCTCATCGAAGAGTTGATCGAACTACAGGAACTTCTTTACGCGGCGCGGCTGCAAAGCGTGCTGGTGATCCTGCAAGGGCGCGATACCAGCGGCAAAGACGGTACGATCCGCCACGTGGCCGGTCCGTTGGACTCGCAGAGCTGCGCGGTAGCCGCTTTCAAAGTTCCGACCGAAGAGGAACTCGCCCACGATTTCCTATGGCGGGTACACGCGCAGACGCCGGCTGCAGGATACATCAAAATCTTCAACCGCTCTCACTATGAGGATGTGCTGGTTGTGCGCGTTCATGAACTCGCGCCAGAGAAGGTGTGGCGACAACGCTACGAGCACATCAACGCTTTCGAGCGATTGCTGGCGGATTCGTCTACCCTCGTCCTCAAGTTCTACCTCCACATCAGCAAAGATGAGCAAGAGCAGCGACTGCTCGAACGGGAGAAAAACCCGATCAAATCCTGGAAGCTCTCGGTCGGCGATTGGAAGGAGCGAGAGTACTGGGACGATTACACTGCTGCCTATGAAGAAGCGCTCAACCGCTGCAGCACCAAAGATGCGCCCTGGTTTATTGTGCCTGCGGACAAAAAATGGTTCCGCAACCTTGCGGTTGCGCAAACTTTGCGGGACGCGCTGATGCCTTTCAGGGAATCGTGGCTGGAAAAGCTCGAAGAAGTAGGACGAGAAAAGAGGAAGGAGATTGAAGAGTATCGGCGGAGCCGCAACAACTCCGCGTAG
- a CDS encoding nuclear transport factor 2 family protein, producing MSEQNVSIVRGLYEGFGSGDINTVIAALDPNIEWLEAENFIYADGNPYIGQSAVLEGVFMRIGAEWDDFTVSPNEILDAGKTVIGHGYYSGTYKKNQKPVRAQFAHLFTVRDGKVVRFQQYTDTAQFLRVVGS from the coding sequence ATGTCAGAGCAAAATGTAAGTATCGTACGCGGTTTGTACGAAGGTTTCGGGAGCGGAGACATTAACACAGTCATAGCGGCGCTGGATCCAAACATTGAGTGGCTTGAGGCGGAGAACTTCATCTACGCCGACGGCAATCCCTATATTGGCCAGAGTGCCGTGCTTGAAGGTGTGTTCATGAGGATAGGAGCCGAATGGGATGACTTCACGGTATCTCCGAACGAGATCCTCGACGCAGGAAAGACAGTTATCGGCCATGGCTATTACAGTGGCACCTACAAGAAGAATCAGAAGCCTGTGCGGGCACAGTTCGCACACCTATTCACGGTTCGCGACGGCAAGGTAGTTAGGTTTCAACAGTACACAGATACAGCGCAGTTCTTGCGAGTCGTTGGCAGCTAG
- the hemG gene encoding protoporphyrinogen oxidase yields MQNRRAVVVIGAGISGLLCAYRLKTLGVDVSLIEKSDRVGGVIQSESIEGFLVERGPNSSQGTEELLTLVEELGISCELVEGDPKAPAYVLFDGRLHSVPSGPGAFIKSGLLSLRGKLRIFKEPLVPARRSDSEESVASFARRRIGNEAADRLVAPFVSGIYAGDAEQLSVQAAFPRLANLESSYGGLFRGMFANAREARRAKKAASAVLEKAAPARKRLCSFRNGMAVLPKTLASKLGEDLLTECEELRISRCGSRNEAQSQSSGFTVEFERAGDRHQLTCERIVIAAPANAAAKLVRAISDQLSGLLEEVTYPPLAIVSLAYDASTISTPLDGFGFLVPPGERMNILGCVWNSSLFEGRAPAGKALVTVFIGGARNPEIAQLGDAELVSTAHGELRKVLGISGDPRVVALTRYERSIPQYNLGHFARVQQIETLLGELPGLRLIGNYLHGVSTGDCIKEADHVARDLGESLSSAPRG; encoded by the coding sequence ATGCAAAACCGTCGCGCAGTAGTCGTAATCGGAGCCGGCATATCAGGGTTGCTCTGCGCCTATCGGCTTAAGACGCTTGGTGTCGACGTCTCGTTGATTGAGAAATCCGATCGCGTCGGCGGCGTCATTCAAAGCGAGAGTATCGAGGGCTTTCTAGTCGAGCGTGGTCCCAACAGCTCGCAAGGCACCGAGGAATTGCTGACTCTGGTGGAAGAGTTGGGAATCAGCTGTGAGTTGGTTGAAGGCGATCCGAAGGCGCCGGCTTATGTTCTCTTCGATGGCCGGCTGCACTCCGTGCCGTCGGGTCCCGGCGCATTCATCAAGAGCGGTCTGCTGAGCCTGCGTGGCAAGCTGCGAATATTCAAAGAGCCTCTCGTGCCCGCCCGTCGTTCCGACTCAGAAGAGAGCGTCGCGTCGTTTGCGCGGCGGCGAATCGGCAATGAGGCGGCCGACCGTCTGGTTGCCCCGTTCGTCTCGGGCATCTACGCCGGCGATGCTGAACAGCTCAGCGTTCAAGCAGCTTTCCCGCGACTGGCAAACCTTGAATCCAGTTACGGCGGCCTGTTTCGTGGCATGTTCGCCAACGCACGAGAAGCGCGACGTGCGAAGAAGGCCGCCAGCGCGGTGCTCGAAAAAGCCGCCCCGGCACGCAAGCGGCTATGCTCGTTTCGAAATGGAATGGCGGTCCTCCCGAAGACGCTCGCGTCAAAGCTCGGTGAAGACTTGCTGACCGAATGTGAGGAATTGCGGATTTCACGTTGCGGCTCGCGGAATGAAGCTCAGTCGCAATCGTCCGGGTTCACCGTTGAGTTCGAGCGGGCAGGTGACCGGCACCAGCTCACGTGCGAGCGGATCGTCATCGCGGCGCCGGCCAACGCCGCGGCGAAACTGGTTCGTGCCATCTCAGATCAGTTGAGCGGCCTGCTCGAAGAAGTAACTTACCCGCCGCTTGCGATCGTCAGCCTCGCTTACGACGCGTCAACGATCTCCACGCCGCTCGACGGCTTTGGCTTTCTAGTTCCGCCAGGCGAGCGAATGAACATCCTGGGTTGTGTTTGGAACTCGAGTCTTTTCGAAGGCCGCGCTCCCGCAGGCAAGGCTCTGGTAACTGTTTTTATCGGCGGCGCGCGCAACCCTGAGATCGCGCAGCTCGGGGATGCCGAGCTGGTTTCAACCGCGCACGGCGAGCTTCGGAAAGTACTTGGCATCTCCGGCGACCCGCGCGTCGTCGCGCTCACTCGATACGAGCGCTCAATACCACAATATAACCTTGGACACTTCGCGCGCGTGCAGCAAATCGAAACCCTGCTTGGCGAGCTGCCCGGGCTGCGGCTCATCGGCAACTACTTGCACGGGGTTTCGACCGGCGATTGCATCAAGGAAGCGGACCACGTGGCGAGAGATCTCGGCGAGTCGCTTTCTTCGGCGCCGCGAGGCTGA
- the hemH gene encoding ferrochelatase yields the protein MTGPRSTNSRIGVLLFNLGGPETLDDVRPFLFNIFSDPDIIRLPWRALQKPLAWLISTQRHKKSRGYYEQIGGGSPLRRITEEQARALERALASRNINARAYVGMRYWNPFIEEALDQIRRDQVDHLVVLPLYPQFSVSTTGSSLNRMHAIAEETGHRLPRTSVVCSWEADANYIEAMAAAAREELARFPDQDPSQTHILFSAHSVPVSYIDDGDPYLDQTKRTVELVMEKLGVHRPHTLSFQSKVGPVEWLTPATNETIPKLARDAVSQLMLVPVSFVSEHSETLYEMDILYRDLAAQAGIAQYRRVPTMNCRADFIEALATLVERALPSRTEGTSRSNCIHSSVAANAAAASCACDRAKA from the coding sequence ATGACTGGTCCTAGATCAACCAACTCGCGTATCGGAGTCCTGCTCTTCAACCTCGGCGGGCCGGAGACGCTCGACGATGTGCGGCCATTTCTATTCAACATCTTCTCTGACCCAGACATCATTCGTCTTCCGTGGCGCGCGCTGCAAAAGCCGCTCGCCTGGCTGATCTCGACGCAGCGTCACAAGAAATCGCGAGGCTATTACGAGCAGATCGGCGGAGGCTCGCCGCTTCGCCGCATCACCGAAGAGCAGGCCCGCGCGCTCGAGCGTGCCCTGGCAAGCCGCAACATCAACGCTCGAGCCTACGTCGGCATGCGATACTGGAATCCGTTCATCGAAGAAGCGCTCGATCAAATCCGGCGCGATCAAGTCGATCATCTCGTAGTCCTGCCGCTCTATCCGCAATTCTCGGTTTCGACGACTGGCTCGAGCCTGAATCGCATGCACGCAATCGCCGAAGAGACAGGCCATCGCTTGCCGAGAACCTCCGTGGTCTGTAGCTGGGAGGCCGATGCGAATTACATCGAAGCCATGGCTGCCGCCGCGCGCGAAGAACTGGCCCGCTTCCCCGATCAAGACCCATCGCAAACGCACATACTCTTCAGCGCGCACAGCGTGCCGGTAAGCTACATCGACGATGGAGACCCCTACCTGGATCAGACCAAAAGGACGGTTGAGCTTGTGATGGAAAAGCTCGGAGTGCATCGTCCACACACGCTCTCATTTCAGAGCAAAGTCGGCCCGGTCGAATGGCTCACGCCCGCGACCAATGAAACGATTCCAAAACTTGCCCGCGACGCCGTGTCGCAGCTAATGCTTGTGCCGGTTAGTTTCGTGTCCGAACACAGCGAAACACTTTATGAGATGGACATCCTCTATCGCGACCTCGCCGCCCAGGCCGGCATCGCTCAATACCGGCGCGTGCCCACGATGAATTGCAGGGCGGACTTTATTGAAGCTTTGGCCACACTCGTCGAACGCGCGCTCCCCTCTCGCACTGAAGGCACATCGCGCTCGAACTGCATTCACTCTTCGGTTGCGGCCAACGCGGCGGCAGCGTCCTGCGCTTGCGATCGAGCGAAGGCGTAG
- the hemE gene encoding uroporphyrinogen decarboxylase, producing MKNDLLIRAARGEPIERTPVWMMRQAGRYLPEYRAVRANTDFLTLCKTPELAVEVSLQPYRILGVDAVIMFSDILIPVEAMGQEVRLTEQKGPELPDPIRSRQQIDRLVVPDPIEKTGFVMEIIHTLRRELDGAVPLIGFAGAPWTLAAYMIEGGGSKNYAQVKRMMFADPVTLHALLDKIADTIILYLNAQIEAGAQVIQLFDSWAGELSPRDYAAFALPYEKKIFESLNRKDVPVIMYINGSGTFLEQMATCGADVISVDWRVNLEDARARVGPKFALQGNLDPCVLLSTPEIITEKARELIRAGGGHRHILNLGHGILPMTPVENARAFVDAAKSPE from the coding sequence ATGAAAAATGATCTATTGATCCGAGCAGCGCGTGGCGAACCAATCGAAAGAACTCCGGTGTGGATGATGCGCCAAGCAGGGCGCTACCTTCCTGAGTATCGAGCCGTGCGGGCCAACACCGACTTCCTGACGCTGTGCAAGACTCCGGAACTGGCGGTCGAAGTTTCACTACAGCCGTATCGCATACTCGGCGTCGACGCGGTGATCATGTTCAGCGATATCCTGATCCCGGTCGAAGCGATGGGCCAGGAAGTCAGACTCACTGAGCAGAAGGGGCCCGAGCTTCCAGATCCAATTCGCTCGCGACAACAGATCGATCGGCTGGTTGTTCCAGACCCAATTGAGAAGACCGGCTTCGTTATGGAGATCATCCATACGCTTCGCCGGGAACTGGACGGCGCGGTTCCGCTTATCGGTTTTGCCGGCGCGCCGTGGACGCTCGCTGCTTACATGATCGAAGGCGGCGGCTCGAAAAACTACGCCCAGGTGAAACGCATGATGTTCGCCGACCCGGTGACGCTTCATGCCTTGCTCGACAAGATAGCGGACACGATCATCCTGTATCTCAACGCGCAGATCGAAGCCGGCGCGCAAGTTATTCAATTGTTCGACTCGTGGGCCGGAGAACTTTCGCCGAGGGACTACGCGGCATTTGCGCTCCCATACGAGAAGAAGATATTCGAGTCGCTGAACCGCAAGGATGTGCCGGTGATTATGTACATCAACGGCAGCGGAACTTTTCTTGAGCAGATGGCCACGTGCGGCGCCGACGTAATCAGCGTGGACTGGCGCGTGAATCTGGAAGACGCGCGCGCTCGAGTTGGTCCGAAGTTCGCTCTTCAAGGGAATCTCGACCCGTGCGTGCTGCTCTCAACACCCGAGATCATAACTGAGAAGGCTCGCGAGCTTATTCGGGCGGGCGGCGGCCACCGTCACATTTTGAATTTGGGTCATGGTATTCTTCCGATGACGCCGGTAGAAAATGCGCGAGCATTTGTCGATGCAGCAAAGAGCCCAGAGTGA